The Pseudomonadota bacterium genome includes a region encoding these proteins:
- a CDS encoding DUF87 domain-containing protein, translated as MDPQVYEKLGLFYLGRQELGDEEGAAAAPLLYESRDLTTHAAIIGMTGSGKTGLGVGLIEEAAIDGIPVIAIDPKGDLGNLMLTFPDLDGDSFAPWINPRAAADRGLTSEEFATQQADLWRRGLKSWGQEPDRITRLREAADFAVYTPGSTAGISLDVLGDFAPPPAGTDDETGRERLTSTVSALLMLLGLDVDPLTSREHLLLSQILQTAWAEGKSPTLADLIHQVQRPPFEILGVMSLDAFYPEKDRFELAMRMNSLLASPGFSAWMQGEPLQAENLLYTEHGKPKVSVVYIAHLGDEERMFVVCRLLTQLIAWMRAQPGTTSLRAVLYMDEVFGYLPPVANPPAKTLFLTLLKQARAYGVGLVLATQNPIDLDYRALSNMGTWMIGRLQTERDKMRVRDGLESADGSDHLDTNELMQTLSSLGKRRFLLHNVHEDAPVIFETRWVMSYLPGPLTRDQIERVMAPIKAERSAGASTPRLAAAPATASPTTVAAPGANAVSAPVAPKGVEMRFAPRGASEATVEYVPYVLGIAEVSYHSVRYKIDTIVDHAWLARIDPDVPGGLSWEDAVPFGGDASLLAHDAPEQVSFADVDGGDARVLAKHQRAFKFWLRTQQPLTLYRCADPKAISELEETEARFVSRLVQVKREERDLAIAKSREKFATKLERLEEKVRKAKQAVEREAQQASGSSMGALATMGGTVLSMLVGRKRRRKLSTVSREMSNAAKQRGDVKRAKENVKAIKTEMRDLEKEAKAALADLEDQADEAIVEVEELPIRPKSADIAIHSCMILWAPRGFGAGGRAGRD; from the coding sequence GTGGATCCGCAAGTCTACGAGAAGCTGGGGCTGTTTTATCTCGGCCGCCAGGAGCTGGGTGACGAGGAAGGCGCCGCTGCCGCGCCGCTCCTGTACGAGTCACGCGATCTAACCACTCACGCGGCCATCATCGGCATGACGGGCAGTGGTAAGACCGGTCTTGGCGTTGGCCTCATCGAAGAGGCCGCGATCGATGGCATTCCGGTCATTGCGATCGACCCGAAGGGCGATCTCGGTAACTTGATGCTCACCTTCCCCGATCTCGACGGCGACAGCTTCGCACCATGGATCAATCCGCGCGCAGCGGCAGACAGGGGGCTGACGTCGGAGGAGTTCGCCACCCAGCAGGCAGATCTGTGGCGACGTGGCCTGAAGAGCTGGGGCCAAGAGCCCGATCGCATCACGCGCTTGCGCGAAGCCGCTGACTTCGCCGTCTACACGCCGGGCAGCACCGCGGGCATCTCATTAGATGTGTTGGGTGACTTCGCGCCGCCGCCTGCGGGGACGGACGATGAAACCGGTCGCGAACGGCTCACGAGCACCGTATCCGCGTTGTTGATGCTCCTGGGGCTAGACGTCGACCCGCTCACCAGCCGCGAACACCTGCTGCTTAGCCAAATCCTGCAGACAGCTTGGGCCGAGGGTAAGTCCCCCACGCTCGCCGATCTAATCCATCAGGTGCAGCGTCCTCCCTTCGAGATTTTGGGCGTCATGTCGCTGGACGCCTTCTACCCGGAGAAGGACCGCTTCGAGCTGGCGATGCGCATGAACTCACTCCTTGCCTCACCGGGTTTCTCCGCGTGGATGCAGGGGGAGCCCCTGCAGGCGGAGAACCTCCTGTACACGGAGCACGGTAAGCCCAAGGTGTCCGTGGTGTACATCGCGCACCTGGGCGATGAGGAGCGCATGTTCGTGGTGTGTCGCCTGCTCACGCAGCTGATCGCCTGGATGCGCGCCCAGCCTGGTACCACCAGCCTGCGCGCTGTGCTGTACATGGACGAGGTGTTCGGTTACCTGCCGCCCGTGGCCAATCCGCCGGCAAAGACCCTGTTCCTAACGTTGCTCAAGCAGGCACGTGCCTATGGCGTAGGTTTGGTGCTGGCGACGCAGAATCCCATCGACCTTGACTACCGCGCCCTATCCAATATGGGCACCTGGATGATCGGCCGCCTGCAGACCGAACGCGATAAGATGCGCGTGCGCGACGGCCTGGAGAGCGCGGACGGCTCGGATCATCTCGACACGAACGAGCTGATGCAGACCCTGTCCAGTCTGGGCAAGCGCCGCTTCCTTCTGCACAACGTGCACGAGGACGCGCCGGTGATCTTCGAGACACGCTGGGTGATGAGCTACCTGCCGGGACCGTTGACGCGAGACCAGATAGAGCGGGTGATGGCGCCGATCAAGGCCGAACGGAGCGCAGGGGCATCAACGCCGAGGTTAGCGGCGGCACCGGCTACAGCCTCGCCGACCACGGTCGCAGCGCCGGGGGCGAATGCCGTCTCCGCACCCGTCGCCCCCAAAGGCGTGGAGATGCGCTTCGCGCCCCGCGGTGCCAGCGAGGCAACGGTGGAGTACGTGCCTTACGTCCTCGGTATCGCCGAGGTGAGCTATCACAGCGTGCGCTACAAAATCGACACGATCGTAGATCACGCGTGGCTTGCGCGTATCGACCCGGATGTGCCCGGCGGCCTCTCCTGGGAAGACGCTGTGCCCTTCGGCGGCGACGCCTCGCTCCTCGCTCACGACGCCCCCGAGCAAGTGAGCTTTGCCGATGTCGACGGCGGCGACGCGAGGGTCCTTGCCAAGCACCAGCGCGCCTTCAAGTTCTGGCTGCGCACGCAGCAGCCCCTGACCCTCTACCGCTGCGCTGACCCCAAGGCGATCTCCGAGCTCGAGGAGACCGAGGCACGCTTCGTCTCCCGCCTAGTGCAGGTAAAACGCGAGGAGCGCGATCTCGCCATCGCCAAGAGCCGCGAGAAATTCGCCACCAAGCTAGAGCGACTCGAGGAGAAGGTCCGTAAAGCCAAGCAGGCCGTGGAGCGTGAGGCTCAGCAGGCGAGCGGCAGCTCCATGGGGGCTCTGGCCACGATGGGTGGCACAGTGCTCTCCATGCTCGTCGGCCGCAAACGCAGACGCAAGCTATCGACGGTCTCCCGTGAGATGAGCAACGCTGCCAAGCAGCGCGGTGACGTTAAGCGCGCCAAAGAGAACGTTAAGGCTATCAAGACCGAAATGCGCGACCTAGAGAAGGAGGCTAAGGCCGCGCTGGCTGACCTCGAAGACCAGGCGGACGAAGCGATCGTCGAGGTCGAGGAACTGCCGATTCGACCGAAGTCGGCGGACATCGCCATCCATAGCTGCATGATCCTGTGGGCGCCGCGTGGGTTCGGTGCCGGCGGCCGAGCGGGCCGCGACTGA
- a CDS encoding oligopeptide transporter, OPT family has product MSSQGIPPQLTLKAIVLGVLLSMVLAGANAYLGLFAGLTVSASIPAAVISMALLRMFKNSNILENNIVQTSASAGESVAAGVIFTIPALIILDYWQVFQYWWVTVIAGLGGLLGVLFTVPLRRALIVEENLAYPEGKATAEVLRVGDDPAAGMRYLVFAALAGGLTKLAETGLRLWSGSAAMAGYAGKSTIAYIGTNLSPALLSVGYIVGLNIAVLVFAGGAISWYLAIPIYSTFFLDGDPAIAAMVADGAPAVDVAFRIWTSKIRYLGVGAMLIGGIWALISMRGSLLSGVRSGLSASKGGAGGAAVDHTQRDTPMQVVLVLIAAFIVPIAILYFFITGDVVISGAMTVIMIVAGFLFSSVAAYMAGLVGSSNNPISGITIATILFSSLLLAAMMGANGAVGPAAAIMVGAVVCSAAAIAGDNLQDLKAGYIVGATPWRQQLMQGVGVVSAVLVMAPILNLLLKAYGIGEPTPDQPDALLAPQATLMASVAQGVFGGGLPWGMVAIGAAIGAAIIALDLQLQARGSAWRAPVLAVAVGIYLPLELSVPIFIGGIVAELAKRYNERVSADPAEAERRQRFGMLFAAGLITGEALVGIFMAIPIVLTSNPNVIALPFSLPGALGSVPGLLVMAALTFTLLRLSQVRS; this is encoded by the coding sequence ATGTCGTCACAGGGGATTCCGCCGCAGCTCACGCTCAAGGCCATCGTGCTGGGTGTGCTGCTCTCGATGGTGCTGGCCGGCGCTAATGCTTACCTGGGGCTCTTCGCGGGCCTGACCGTGTCGGCCTCGATCCCCGCGGCGGTGATCTCCATGGCGCTCCTGAGGATGTTCAAGAACTCGAACATCCTCGAGAACAACATCGTCCAGACCTCCGCCTCGGCGGGGGAGTCGGTGGCAGCGGGCGTCATCTTTACGATCCCAGCTCTAATCATCCTCGACTACTGGCAGGTGTTTCAGTACTGGTGGGTGACGGTCATCGCAGGCCTAGGTGGGTTGTTGGGCGTGCTCTTCACGGTGCCCCTGCGCCGAGCGCTAATCGTAGAGGAGAACCTCGCCTACCCCGAGGGCAAGGCGACCGCGGAAGTGCTGCGGGTGGGCGACGACCCGGCGGCCGGCATGCGCTACCTGGTCTTCGCGGCGCTAGCCGGCGGTCTCACCAAGCTGGCGGAAACGGGTCTGCGCCTGTGGTCGGGTTCGGCGGCGATGGCGGGCTACGCGGGCAAGAGCACGATCGCCTACATCGGTACCAACCTCTCGCCGGCGCTCCTGAGCGTGGGCTACATCGTGGGACTGAATATCGCGGTGCTCGTGTTCGCGGGTGGCGCGATATCCTGGTACCTGGCGATCCCGATCTACAGCACCTTCTTCCTGGACGGAGATCCTGCAATCGCGGCCATGGTGGCGGACGGCGCGCCGGCCGTGGACGTGGCCTTCCGCATCTGGACCAGCAAGATTCGCTACCTGGGCGTGGGTGCCATGCTGATCGGCGGTATCTGGGCCCTGATCTCCATGCGCGGCTCCTTGCTCTCGGGCGTGCGTAGCGGCCTGTCCGCCTCGAAGGGCGGTGCAGGCGGCGCTGCCGTGGACCATACGCAGCGCGATACTCCGATGCAGGTGGTGCTGGTGTTGATCGCAGCCTTCATCGTACCCATCGCCATTCTCTACTTCTTCATCACCGGCGACGTGGTGATCAGTGGCGCGATGACTGTGATCATGATCGTTGCGGGTTTCCTGTTCTCTTCTGTGGCCGCTTACATGGCGGGGCTGGTGGGTTCGTCGAACAATCCGATCTCCGGGATTACGATTGCCACGATCCTGTTTTCCTCGCTGCTTTTGGCCGCGATGATGGGCGCCAACGGCGCCGTTGGACCGGCGGCTGCGATCATGGTGGGTGCAGTGGTCTGCTCCGCGGCAGCTATCGCTGGCGATAACCTGCAGGATCTGAAAGCCGGGTACATCGTGGGCGCGACGCCTTGGCGTCAGCAGCTGATGCAGGGCGTGGGCGTGGTCTCTGCCGTGCTGGTGATGGCACCCATACTGAACCTGCTGCTCAAGGCCTACGGCATTGGCGAGCCGACGCCGGACCAGCCCGACGCTTTGCTCGCTCCTCAGGCCACGTTGATGGCATCGGTGGCGCAGGGCGTGTTTGGGGGCGGCCTGCCGTGGGGTATGGTGGCGATTGGAGCGGCCATCGGTGCCGCGATCATCGCCCTGGATCTGCAGCTTCAGGCGCGCGGCTCGGCATGGCGAGCGCCCGTGTTGGCGGTGGCAGTGGGGATCTACCTGCCCCTCGAGCTGTCCGTGCCTATCTTTATCGGCGGCATCGTCGCCGAGTTAGCGAAACGTTATAACGAACGCGTCTCGGCCGACCCTGCGGAGGCGGAGCGACGCCAACGCTTTGGCATGCTGTTCGCCGCGGGCTTGATCACCGGTGAGGCGCTGGTGGGCATATTCATGGCCATACCGATCGTATTGACCTCGAACCCCAACGTGATCGCGCTTCCCTTCTCCCTGCCAGGCGCGCTGGGGTCAGTGCCTGGGCTTCTGGTGATGGCGGCCTTGACATTCACCCTGCTACGCCTGTCGCAGGTGCGCAGCTAA
- a CDS encoding pitrilysin family protein, translating into MRPTPHSRLSYARSLARLLTTTLAVLLTTPWLSVQAAADADRVFDLTYTMRDLPNGLRIIVVPTDFPDIVSLQIPVQTGSRNEVEDGRSGFAHFFEHMMFRGTEKFSAEAYGTILKNAGADQNAYTTDDYTNYHITFTKADLEKVLEIEADRFANLRYTEEQFRTEALAVKGEYLKNYSNPVQGLYARIRDLAFDVHTYKHTTMGFLRDIEAMPDQLEYSRVFFDRWYRPEKTTIILVGDLEVEPTFALVEKYWGTWERGDYDVPVPAEPAPSGTRVGHVQWQAPTQPWLAIGFRSPAFDADAPAMPALDVIRQVYLSDSSQVYQELVLEKQLVDHLFGYFPDRKDPNLLLIGARLAKPEAAEEVRKVLFDTLVRARTELIPAEKLDATKSRLKYAFVARMDNSNAIAKILANYVHFERTPETINRLYRSYDALTPDVLRAQANTYFNDAAMVQVTLSNDAVMAHLDPIPSLDAATAAASADINLVRLPATASPLVHVSLVFSTGAASDPKGHKGIANLTAQMLTDAGSASRTITEINDALFPMAASFTAQVDKEMVRLSGSVHRDNLHAWLDIVMDQVTNPGWRESDFERIRTQTVNALKTDLIGNNDEELGKEMLYRYVYGDAHPYGAPTLGLVADLKAMTLGDVRAFYAQHFTLQNLTLGLAGGYDQELVNTISKTLTDGLPSAALAPLAALPATPTIDGHQAVIIEKETPAVAVSFGAPIDLVRGDEDWVALWLVRSWLGEHRSSNSHLYNRIREARGMNYGDYAYIEYFPRGMDQFHPDANLSRRSQLFQVWLRPLRNNNDAHFATRVAMHELSRLLEQGMDEAAFEATRNYLQKFVSLLVTTQSRQLGYAIDSQYYETTDFVTYVREGLAKLTLADVNRVIDEHLQIDNLKYVFITKDAADLKARLAGDLPSPIEYNSPKPELTAQDGLISVMPLGFEEVDLTVVPVDEVFAGGDTRR; encoded by the coding sequence ATGCGCCCGACCCCGCACTCGAGGCTGAGCTACGCGCGCTCTCTCGCGCGGCTACTGACGACCACCCTGGCGGTGTTGCTCACCACCCCGTGGCTGAGCGTGCAGGCTGCGGCCGATGCAGATCGGGTATTCGATCTGACGTACACCATGCGCGATCTGCCGAACGGTCTGCGCATCATCGTGGTACCGACAGACTTCCCCGACATCGTCTCCCTGCAGATTCCCGTGCAGACCGGTTCGCGCAACGAGGTGGAGGACGGCAGGTCAGGCTTCGCCCACTTCTTCGAGCATATGATGTTCCGCGGCACGGAGAAGTTCAGCGCCGAGGCCTACGGCACCATCCTCAAGAACGCTGGCGCCGACCAAAACGCCTACACCACCGACGACTACACGAACTACCACATCACCTTCACCAAGGCGGATCTGGAGAAGGTGCTGGAGATCGAAGCAGACCGCTTCGCTAATCTACGCTACACAGAAGAGCAGTTCCGCACGGAAGCCCTCGCCGTGAAGGGCGAGTACCTCAAGAACTACTCCAACCCCGTGCAGGGCCTCTACGCGCGCATCCGCGACCTCGCCTTTGACGTGCACACCTACAAGCACACGACAATGGGCTTCCTACGCGACATCGAGGCGATGCCCGACCAGCTGGAGTACTCGCGGGTGTTCTTCGATCGTTGGTACCGCCCCGAGAAGACGACGATCATCCTCGTCGGTGACCTGGAGGTGGAGCCGACCTTCGCCCTGGTCGAGAAGTACTGGGGCACCTGGGAGCGCGGCGACTACGACGTGCCCGTGCCCGCCGAGCCCGCGCCGTCGGGCACCCGCGTGGGGCACGTGCAGTGGCAGGCTCCCACTCAGCCGTGGCTAGCGATCGGCTTTCGCAGCCCCGCTTTCGATGCGGACGCACCCGCCATGCCGGCGCTGGACGTGATCCGGCAGGTCTACCTCAGCGACTCCTCGCAGGTGTATCAAGAACTCGTGCTCGAGAAGCAGCTGGTGGATCATCTGTTCGGCTACTTCCCCGATCGCAAGGACCCCAATTTGCTCCTCATCGGCGCGCGCCTGGCCAAGCCCGAGGCAGCCGAAGAAGTTCGTAAGGTCCTCTTCGACACGCTGGTGCGCGCTCGCACGGAGCTGATTCCTGCCGAGAAGCTTGACGCCACCAAGTCGCGCTTGAAGTACGCCTTCGTCGCGCGGATGGACAACTCCAACGCCATTGCCAAGATCCTCGCTAACTACGTGCACTTCGAGCGTACGCCGGAGACCATCAACCGCCTCTACCGCAGCTACGACGCCCTTACGCCCGACGTGCTGCGCGCCCAGGCCAACACCTACTTCAACGACGCCGCCATGGTGCAGGTGACCCTCTCCAACGATGCGGTAATGGCCCACCTCGACCCGATCCCCTCCCTCGACGCAGCCACGGCCGCCGCGAGCGCGGACATCAACCTCGTGCGGCTGCCTGCCACCGCCTCACCGCTAGTGCACGTATCCCTCGTGTTCAGCACCGGCGCTGCCAGCGATCCGAAAGGCCACAAGGGCATCGCCAACCTCACGGCCCAGATGCTCACGGATGCTGGCTCAGCCTCGCGCACCATCACCGAGATCAACGATGCCCTATTCCCCATGGCTGCCAGCTTCACCGCCCAGGTGGACAAGGAGATGGTGCGCCTCTCCGGCAGCGTGCATCGGGACAACCTGCACGCGTGGCTCGACATCGTCATGGACCAGGTGACCAACCCTGGCTGGCGCGAGAGCGACTTCGAGCGCATCCGCACGCAAACTGTGAATGCGCTGAAGACCGACCTCATCGGCAACAACGACGAGGAACTCGGCAAGGAGATGCTCTACCGCTACGTCTACGGCGACGCCCACCCTTACGGCGCGCCTACCCTGGGCCTCGTGGCCGACCTCAAAGCCATGACCCTAGGAGACGTAAGGGCCTTCTACGCGCAGCACTTCACGCTGCAGAACCTGACGCTGGGCCTGGCAGGCGGCTACGACCAGGAGCTAGTCAACACCATCAGTAAGACCCTCACTGACGGCCTTCCTAGCGCCGCCCTCGCCCCCCTTGCAGCCTTGCCCGCGACGCCGACCATCGATGGTCATCAGGCCGTGATCATCGAGAAGGAGACGCCCGCGGTTGCCGTGTCCTTCGGCGCCCCCATAGATCTCGTGCGCGGCGACGAAGACTGGGTCGCCCTATGGCTCGTGCGCTCCTGGCTCGGCGAGCACCGCAGCTCGAACAGCCACCTTTACAACCGCATCCGCGAGGCCCGCGGGATGAACTACGGGGACTACGCCTACATCGAGTACTTCCCCCGCGGCATGGACCAGTTCCACCCCGACGCCAACCTGAGCCGCCGCTCGCAGCTGTTCCAAGTGTGGCTGCGCCCCCTGCGCAACAACAACGACGCGCACTTTGCCACCCGCGTGGCGATGCACGAGCTGTCGCGGCTGCTGGAGCAGGGCATGGATGAGGCCGCGTTCGAGGCCACGCGCAACTACCTACAGAAGTTTGTGAGCTTGCTCGTGACCACGCAGTCGCGGCAGCTCGGGTATGCGATCGACAGCCAGTACTACGAAACCACCGACTTCGTCACCTACGTACGTGAGGGCCTCGCCAAGCTAACGCTCGCCGATGTAAACCGTGTGATCGACGAGCACCTGCAGATCGACAACCTCAAGTACGTGTTCATTACCAAGGACGCGGCGGATCTGAAGGCGCGCCTAGCCGGCGATCTGCCCTCGCCGATCGAGTACAACTCGCCGAAACCTGAGCTGACGGCGCAGGATGGGCTCATCTCGGTGATGCCCCTCGGGTTCGAAGAGGTGGATCTGACGGTAGTGCCCGTGGATGAAGTTTTCGCTGGTGGCGATACACGCCGCTAG
- a CDS encoding peptide MFS transporter: MSATTTDVPGVAAYDESDTLFGHPKGLYVCFATELWERFSFYGMKYLLLLYLTKYHLFSDGAGLDVLGAYAGLVYALPVIGGLLADRYLGMRKAVVFGGILLSLGHLLMAVEGHQAVFYAAGTVLNDALTLADGTVLAAGTTIAEDITIRDTGALKVFYMALALIVAGVGFLKPNISTIVGKLYEQGDSRRDAGFTIFYMGINIGSFTATLLCGWLGEAFGWKYGFGAAGIGMVLGLFTFLWGQKYLHGHADPSDEQALREKIFGPLSREWVIYLATALSLGVIWLLVQKEPVVHLTQNVMLIISITGIILFSMLHENKQTEGRQIAYGLAGISIVLGILAALVETHFLPLSAGVAEYMVYAAIAVLVGFVVFGFLRFNSPEFSRTVVLMVLILSTVVFWALFEQSAGSMTLFADRALDRNFLGIEWKASQFGSLNAMFIMLLAIPFAWLWSTLGRAGFEPSTPVKFGLGIIQAGLGFGALVLGAQFPDSQGQVAAIWLILAYLLHTTGELSLSPVGLSAVTKLSIGRVVGVSMGTWFLATALAETVATRLGKLAAIDTGDPDAVLTAAETVATYTGLFEYLMWSGIVVGVGMLIISPLLRKGMHGIH, encoded by the coding sequence GTGAGCGCCACCACCACCGACGTCCCGGGCGTCGCCGCCTACGACGAGAGCGACACCCTGTTCGGCCATCCCAAGGGCCTCTACGTGTGCTTCGCCACCGAGCTCTGGGAACGCTTTTCCTTCTACGGGATGAAGTATCTGCTGCTCCTGTACCTCACCAAGTACCACCTGTTCAGCGACGGCGCGGGCCTCGATGTGCTCGGCGCCTACGCGGGCCTGGTCTACGCCCTGCCCGTGATCGGCGGCCTCCTGGCCGACCGCTACCTCGGCATGCGCAAGGCCGTGGTCTTCGGTGGCATCCTTTTATCGCTGGGACACCTACTGATGGCGGTAGAGGGACACCAGGCGGTGTTCTACGCGGCCGGCACCGTGCTCAACGATGCGCTGACCCTGGCGGATGGCACGGTCCTCGCTGCGGGCACCACGATCGCCGAAGACATCACCATACGGGACACGGGTGCTCTGAAGGTCTTCTACATGGCCCTGGCCCTGATCGTGGCGGGCGTTGGGTTCCTAAAACCCAACATCTCTACCATCGTCGGCAAGCTCTATGAGCAGGGCGACTCGCGCCGCGATGCGGGCTTCACCATCTTCTACATGGGCATCAACATCGGCTCCTTCACCGCCACGCTGCTCTGCGGCTGGCTCGGTGAGGCCTTCGGCTGGAAGTACGGCTTCGGTGCCGCGGGCATCGGCATGGTGCTCGGCCTCTTCACCTTCCTCTGGGGCCAGAAGTACCTCCATGGCCACGCGGACCCGAGCGATGAGCAGGCCCTGCGCGAGAAGATCTTCGGGCCCTTGAGCCGCGAGTGGGTGATCTACCTGGCGACGGCCCTGTCCCTAGGTGTGATCTGGCTGCTGGTGCAGAAGGAGCCCGTCGTACACCTCACGCAGAACGTGATGCTGATCATCTCTATCACCGGCATCATCCTGTTCTCCATGCTGCACGAGAACAAGCAGACCGAGGGGCGCCAGATCGCCTACGGCCTGGCAGGCATCTCCATCGTGCTCGGCATCCTCGCGGCCCTGGTCGAAACCCACTTCCTGCCGCTCTCGGCGGGCGTGGCGGAGTACATGGTCTACGCCGCCATCGCGGTGCTGGTTGGCTTCGTGGTGTTCGGCTTCCTGCGTTTCAACTCGCCGGAGTTCTCGCGCACGGTAGTGCTGATGGTGCTGATCCTCTCCACCGTCGTGTTCTGGGCCCTGTTCGAGCAGTCGGCGGGCTCGATGACCCTCTTCGCTGACCGCGCCTTGGATCGCAACTTCCTTGGCATCGAGTGGAAGGCGAGCCAGTTCGGTTCCCTGAACGCGATGTTCATCATGCTCCTAGCGATTCCCTTCGCTTGGCTGTGGAGCACCCTCGGTCGCGCCGGTTTCGAGCCGAGCACGCCGGTGAAGTTCGGCCTCGGTATCATCCAGGCGGGCCTTGGCTTCGGTGCCCTGGTGCTGGGTGCGCAGTTCCCGGACTCGCAGGGGCAAGTGGCGGCCATCTGGCTGATCTTGGCCTATCTGCTGCACACCACCGGTGAGCTTTCCCTCTCGCCGGTGGGCCTGTCCGCCGTGACCAAGCTGTCCATCGGACGCGTGGTGGGCGTGAGCATGGGCACCTGGTTCCTGGCCACGGCCCTGGCGGAGACCGTGGCCACACGCCTGGGCAAGCTGGCTGCGATCGACACGGGAGATCCCGACGCGGTGCTCACGGCGGCCGAAACGGTGGCGACCTACACGGGGCTCTTCGAGTACCTCATGTGGAGCGGCATCGTGGTGGGCGTGGGCATGCTGATCATCTCGCCGCTCCTGCGTAAGGGCATGCACGGCATCCACTAG